One genomic segment of Pseudomonas sp. p1(2021b) includes these proteins:
- a CDS encoding FecR family protein gives MNHDRLTPTPDDALADAAAHWCMRLHADDCTAAEREAFQRWLAADPRHQEEYQAMLEIWHTAECLPPTATAVDFNPRARPAARQPTWRPLASAAAVLLLALPLAGWVSWEQGWLPNRYQHVESDGQVQQVTLSDGSVVELNLHTELRYLNYKDRRQVTLVKGEAFFKVKHDSRHPFIVRAGSGQTRVTGTQFNVWKHEDQVKVTLVEGSVLVTSHGADDGYRLGPGMQASYRTGDFEPVLAQTDDSGNSLAWRSGKLILDNLTLAQALPVINRYLDKPLRLADESTGKIRVSGVYSIDEVERLVDNLPKVLPVYLTRSQDGSTVLNRISPPASRG, from the coding sequence ATGAACCACGATCGCTTGACCCCCACTCCAGACGATGCCCTCGCCGACGCTGCCGCCCACTGGTGCATGCGGCTGCATGCCGACGACTGCACGGCAGCCGAGCGCGAGGCATTCCAGCGCTGGCTGGCGGCCGACCCACGGCACCAGGAGGAGTATCAGGCGATGCTGGAGATCTGGCATACCGCCGAATGCTTGCCCCCTACCGCCACAGCGGTGGACTTCAACCCGCGTGCACGGCCTGCAGCGCGCCAACCCACCTGGCGCCCGCTGGCCTCGGCTGCAGCAGTGCTCCTGCTCGCCCTGCCCCTGGCTGGCTGGGTCAGCTGGGAACAAGGCTGGCTGCCCAACCGCTACCAGCACGTCGAAAGCGACGGCCAGGTGCAGCAGGTGACCCTGAGCGACGGCAGCGTGGTCGAACTCAACCTGCACACCGAGTTGCGCTACCTGAACTACAAGGACCGGCGCCAGGTCACCTTGGTCAAGGGCGAGGCGTTCTTCAAGGTCAAGCACGACAGCCGCCACCCGTTCATCGTCCGAGCAGGCAGCGGCCAGACCCGGGTCACCGGAACCCAGTTCAATGTCTGGAAGCATGAAGACCAGGTCAAGGTGACACTGGTGGAAGGCTCGGTGCTGGTCACCAGCCATGGCGCCGATGACGGCTACCGCCTTGGCCCCGGCATGCAGGCCAGCTACCGCACCGGTGACTTCGAGCCGGTACTGGCGCAAACCGACGATTCCGGCAACAGCCTGGCCTGGCGCAGCGGCAAACTGATCCTGGACAACCTCACCCTGGCCCAAGCCCTGCCAGTGATCAATCGCTACCTGGACAAGCCCTTGCGCCTGGCTGACGAGAGCACGGGCAAGATCCGCGTCAGCGGGGTGTACAGCATCGACGAGGTGGAGCGCCTGGTGGATAACCTGCCCAAGGTGCTACCGGTCTACCTGACGCGTAGCCAGGACGGCAGCACCGTGCTCAATCGCATCTCCCCACCGGCCAGCCGAGGCTGA
- a CDS encoding MarR family winged helix-turn-helix transcriptional regulator, translating to MSHFSPENFQTCAIGMLLGRAALLKDRILDWHLEADGVTAAQFKVLIIVTQYDVDTPAELCRYLGLDSGSMTRMLDRLVQKGLILRNRCPEDRRQVRLALTEDGQRLADRLPEIGAAAMNELVGALQPEELKTLEGLLAKVLLSAGDPLTIRRFGNR from the coding sequence ATGTCTCACTTCTCGCCGGAAAACTTCCAGACCTGCGCCATCGGCATGCTCTTGGGGCGTGCCGCGTTGCTCAAGGACCGCATCCTCGATTGGCACCTGGAAGCAGACGGCGTCACCGCCGCGCAGTTCAAGGTGCTGATCATCGTCACCCAGTACGACGTGGATACCCCAGCTGAACTGTGCCGCTACCTCGGCCTGGACAGCGGCTCGATGACCCGCATGCTCGATCGCCTCGTGCAGAAGGGCCTCATCCTGCGTAACCGTTGCCCCGAGGATCGCCGCCAGGTTCGCCTGGCGTTGACCGAGGATGGCCAGCGCCTGGCCGATCGGTTGCCGGAGATCGGTGCCGCGGCAATGAATGAGCTGGTCGGCGCCTTGCAGCCCGAGGAGCTCAAGACCCTCGAGGGCCTGCTGGCCAAGGTGCTGCTGAGCGCCGGCGACCCCCTGACGATTCGCCGTTTCGGCAATCGTTGA
- a CDS encoding Na+/H+ antiporter family protein: MNAVIAAVGVMLVLSLSRVHVVIALIVGALTGGLVGGLGTEGTLKAFNSGLGGGATVALSYALLGAFAVAIAKSGLAHALADRALAMVDRQGHANKGALKWVLVGLMLVVAVCSQNILPIHIAFIPLLVPPLLYVLTRLRIDRRLIACVITFGLITPYMFLPVGFGNIFLNEILLANVARAGVDVSGVNVTHAMAIPAAGMLAGLLLAVFVSYRKKRDYDLDRIEQVEQVSVRYNPLTLLVAGAAIAAAFIIQLWLDSMIIGAMVGFLIFSLSGIVRWKDTDDLFTEGMKMMAMIGFIMIAASGFAEVMKATGEVNGLVEASARWIDHSKGVGALLMLLVGLLVTMGIGSSFSTVPILAAIFVPLCVQLGFDPLATVCIVGTAGALGDAGSPASDSTLGPTSGLNVDGQHHHIWDTVVPTFIHYNLPLLAFGWLAAMVL, translated from the coding sequence ATGAATGCAGTCATTGCCGCGGTTGGCGTCATGCTGGTATTGAGCCTGTCCCGCGTGCATGTGGTCATCGCCCTGATCGTCGGCGCCCTGACCGGTGGCCTGGTCGGCGGCCTGGGCACCGAAGGCACGCTCAAAGCCTTCAACAGTGGCTTGGGCGGTGGTGCCACGGTGGCGCTGTCCTACGCGCTGCTCGGCGCTTTTGCCGTCGCCATCGCCAAGTCCGGCCTGGCCCATGCCTTGGCCGACCGCGCCTTGGCGATGGTCGACCGGCAGGGGCATGCCAACAAGGGTGCGCTCAAGTGGGTGCTGGTCGGGCTGATGCTGGTGGTGGCTGTCTGCTCGCAGAACATCCTGCCTATCCATATCGCCTTCATTCCGCTGTTGGTACCGCCGCTGTTGTACGTGCTGACCCGGCTGCGCATCGACCGGCGGCTGATCGCCTGTGTGATCACCTTCGGCTTGATCACCCCGTACATGTTCCTGCCGGTGGGCTTTGGCAACATCTTCCTCAACGAGATCCTGCTGGCCAACGTCGCCCGTGCCGGCGTGGATGTCAGTGGCGTCAACGTCACTCATGCCATGGCCATTCCGGCCGCGGGCATGCTCGCCGGGCTGTTGCTGGCCGTGTTCGTCAGCTACCGCAAGAAGCGCGACTACGATCTGGACCGCATCGAACAGGTCGAGCAGGTCAGCGTCCGCTACAACCCTCTGACCTTGCTGGTAGCCGGCGCCGCGATTGCCGCAGCGTTCATCATCCAGTTGTGGCTGGACTCGATGATCATCGGCGCCATGGTCGGCTTTCTGATCTTCTCGCTGTCGGGCATCGTGCGCTGGAAGGACACCGACGACCTGTTCACCGAAGGCATGAAGATGATGGCCATGATCGGCTTCATCATGATCGCCGCGTCCGGGTTTGCCGAGGTGATGAAGGCCACCGGTGAAGTGAACGGCCTGGTCGAGGCTTCGGCACGTTGGATCGACCACAGCAAGGGCGTCGGGGCTCTGCTCATGCTGCTGGTGGGGCTGCTGGTGACCATGGGCATCGGCTCGTCGTTCTCCACCGTGCCGATTCTGGCGGCGATCTTCGTGCCGCTGTGCGTGCAACTGGGCTTCGACCCGCTGGCCACGGTGTGCATCGTCGGTACCGCCGGCGCCCTGGGCGACGCCGGGTCGCCTGCATCGGATTCCACCCTCGGCCCGACTTCAGGGCTGAACGTGGATGGCCAGCATCACCATATCTGGGACACCGTGGTGCCAACGTTTATCCACTACAACCTGCCGCTGCTGGCGTTTGGCTGGTTGGCGGCGATGGTGCTTTGA